A single Vanacampus margaritifer isolate UIUO_Vmar chromosome 14, RoL_Vmar_1.0, whole genome shotgun sequence DNA region contains:
- the LOC144063846 gene encoding proteinase-activated receptor 1-like isoform X2, translated as MFSYFGVSFTDEPFTLEDVYGLDPDPRVNITPRASNVTAIAEEVRSFLTGRLSTLIIPSFYAVVCLLAVPINACAALAFLRRIRPKKPAAIYMLNLACSDLLFALLLPFKVAYHFAGNNWVFGESMCRVVTAAFYWNMYCSVLLVACISVDRLLAVVYPIDSLAWRRPRNAVLACVAMWVIALCGSVPLVVSEQTFYLKELDITTCHDVRPVGEVVGFYGVYFTALCATLFVTSLLVTVISYTRVIWSLSRAPRGVPGRSRRRTRALVMALTVLVIFFLCFAPTNCLLLVHYAQLHDGMSQAGDAPESSYVAYLVFLCLGSLNCLLDPVLYCFGSSQCQRELAGALRCQKIAESFSTSSSDSYRSSTRTILKTNRMESSERNVSLAKKDLLQGSHGGLYKKLLV; from the coding sequence ATGTTCTCCTACTTCGGCGTCTCATTCACCGACGAACCCTTCACCCTGGAGGATGTCTACGGTCTAGATCCGGACCCGAGGGTGAACATCACCCCGAGGGCCAGCAATGTGACCGCCATCGCCGAGGAGGTGCGCAGCTTCCTGACGGGCCGCCTTTCCACGCTGATCATCCCGTCCTTTTACGCCGTGGTGTGCCTGCTGGCCGTGCCCATCAACGCCTGCGCCGCCCTGGCCTTCTTGCGCCGCATCCGCCCCAAGAAACCCGCGGCCATCTACATGCTCAACCTTGCGTGCTCCGACCTGCTCTTCGCCCTCCTCCTGCCCTTCAAGGTGGCGTACCACTTCGCCGGGAACAACTGGGTGTTCGGCGAGTCCATGTGCCGCGTGGTCACCGCCGCCTTCTACTGGAACATGTACTGCTCAGTCCTCCTGGTGGCCTGCATCAGCGTGGACCGCCTCCTGGCGGTGGTGTACCCCATCGACTCCCTGGCGTGGAGGAGGCCCCGCAACGCCGTCTTAGCCTGTGTTGCCATGTGGGTTATCGCCCTATGTGGCTCGGTACCCCTGGTAGTCTCGGAGCAGACCTTCTACCTGAAAGAGTTGGACATCACCACCTGTCACGACGTCCGGCCGGTGGGCGAGGTGGTTGGGTTCTACGGGGTGTACTTCACAGCCTTGTGCGCCACCCTCTTCGTCACCTCGCTGCTAGTTACCGTCATCTCTTACACGCGCGTGATCTGGTCCTTGAGCCGGGCTCCTCGTGGCGTTCCCGGACGTTCCCGCCGGAGAACCAGAGCTCTCGTGATGGCGCTGACGGTGCTGGTGATCTTCTTTTTGTGCTTCGCGCCGACAAACTGCCTGCTCCTGGTCCACTATGCGCAGCTCCACGACGGGATGAGCCAGGCCGGCGATGCCCCCGAGAGCTCATACGTGGCCTACCTGGTCTTTTTGTGTTTGGGGAGCCTCAACTGTCTGCTGGACCCGGTTCTCTACTGCTTCGGTTCGTCCCAGTGCCAGCGAGAGCTCGCCGGGGCGCTGAGGTGTCAGAAGATAGCAGAGAGCTTCAGCACCAGCTCGTCGGACTCGTACAGGTCTAGCACCAGGACCATCCTGAAGACCAACCGCATGGAAAGCTCAGAGCGAAACGTCTCGTTGGCCAAAAAAGATTTGTTGCAAGGGAGCCACGGCGGCCTGTACAAGAAACTTCTTGTCTGA
- the LOC144063846 gene encoding proteinase-activated receptor 1-like isoform X1 — protein sequence MFPATLHVLVTLLAVCACAAHDNTSARGRMFSYFGVSFTDEPFTLEDVYGLDPDPRVNITPRASNVTAIAEEVRSFLTGRLSTLIIPSFYAVVCLLAVPINACAALAFLRRIRPKKPAAIYMLNLACSDLLFALLLPFKVAYHFAGNNWVFGESMCRVVTAAFYWNMYCSVLLVACISVDRLLAVVYPIDSLAWRRPRNAVLACVAMWVIALCGSVPLVVSEQTFYLKELDITTCHDVRPVGEVVGFYGVYFTALCATLFVTSLLVTVISYTRVIWSLSRAPRGVPGRSRRRTRALVMALTVLVIFFLCFAPTNCLLLVHYAQLHDGMSQAGDAPESSYVAYLVFLCLGSLNCLLDPVLYCFGSSQCQRELAGALRCQKIAESFSTSSSDSYRSSTRTILKTNRMESSERNVSLAKKDLLQGSHGGLYKKLLV from the exons ATGTTTCCAGCAACTCTTCACGTTCTGGTGACGCTGCTTGCCGTGTGCGCATGCGCCGCTCACGACAATA CAAGCGCCAGAGGACGAATGTTCTCCTACTTCGGCGTCTCATTCACCGACGAACCCTTCACCCTGGAGGATGTCTACGGTCTAGATCCGGACCCGAGGGTGAACATCACCCCGAGGGCCAGCAATGTGACCGCCATCGCCGAGGAGGTGCGCAGCTTCCTGACGGGCCGCCTTTCCACGCTGATCATCCCGTCCTTTTACGCCGTGGTGTGCCTGCTGGCCGTGCCCATCAACGCCTGCGCCGCCCTGGCCTTCTTGCGCCGCATCCGCCCCAAGAAACCCGCGGCCATCTACATGCTCAACCTTGCGTGCTCCGACCTGCTCTTCGCCCTCCTCCTGCCCTTCAAGGTGGCGTACCACTTCGCCGGGAACAACTGGGTGTTCGGCGAGTCCATGTGCCGCGTGGTCACCGCCGCCTTCTACTGGAACATGTACTGCTCAGTCCTCCTGGTGGCCTGCATCAGCGTGGACCGCCTCCTGGCGGTGGTGTACCCCATCGACTCCCTGGCGTGGAGGAGGCCCCGCAACGCCGTCTTAGCCTGTGTTGCCATGTGGGTTATCGCCCTATGTGGCTCGGTACCCCTGGTAGTCTCGGAGCAGACCTTCTACCTGAAAGAGTTGGACATCACCACCTGTCACGACGTCCGGCCGGTGGGCGAGGTGGTTGGGTTCTACGGGGTGTACTTCACAGCCTTGTGCGCCACCCTCTTCGTCACCTCGCTGCTAGTTACCGTCATCTCTTACACGCGCGTGATCTGGTCCTTGAGCCGGGCTCCTCGTGGCGTTCCCGGACGTTCCCGCCGGAGAACCAGAGCTCTCGTGATGGCGCTGACGGTGCTGGTGATCTTCTTTTTGTGCTTCGCGCCGACAAACTGCCTGCTCCTGGTCCACTATGCGCAGCTCCACGACGGGATGAGCCAGGCCGGCGATGCCCCCGAGAGCTCATACGTGGCCTACCTGGTCTTTTTGTGTTTGGGGAGCCTCAACTGTCTGCTGGACCCGGTTCTCTACTGCTTCGGTTCGTCCCAGTGCCAGCGAGAGCTCGCCGGGGCGCTGAGGTGTCAGAAGATAGCAGAGAGCTTCAGCACCAGCTCGTCGGACTCGTACAGGTCTAGCACCAGGACCATCCTGAAGACCAACCGCATGGAAAGCTCAGAGCGAAACGTCTCGTTGGCCAAAAAAGATTTGTTGCAAGGGAGCCACGGCGGCCTGTACAAGAAACTTCTTGTCTGA
- the LOC144063850 gene encoding proteinase-activated receptor 3-like yields MRKYLFTLVLVLCLSGTLQKKGKKKLHIRKQKNATEVAFPRTFKGQPLAQTRLVSNGTHLPVSSPPRLRLLSNSTAWYLDGPLSTKVLPAVYALVVAVGVPANVAILSTLAAKVRRVSSAILYSSLATSDLLLLVSLFFKAHYHLHGNHWVLGEAACRVVTACFYGNLYCSAHTLACISVQRYLAVVHPFTYKRLPKRCYAAWTAAAVWGVFAAAVLPQLLVRQSFRIPELGRTTCHDVLPLDLGSHVYLLHYNLALTLAGLVGPLVVTVLCYGRIMRELQRSHLDWAAYMKASSLVFAIFLVCFTPAGVVHFLHYVQLFVDGTEGSYVVFNVAVCLCCVHACLDPFLFLLMSKSARSRLYYIATKPRSLSMSS; encoded by the exons ATgaggaaatatttatttacgcTGGTTCTGGTGCTCTGTCTCAGCGGGACGCTTCAAAAGAAAG GGAAAAAGAAGTTACACATTCGAAAGCAGAAGAATGCTACCGAAGTTGCATTTCCCAGAACCTTCAAAGGACAACCACTGGCGCAGACCCGACTCGTCTCCAACGGAACACACCTCCCCGTCTCCTCACCTCCCAGACTCCGGTTGCTAAGCAACAGCACAGCGTGGTACCTGGATGGCCCGCTCAGCACCAAGGTCCTCCCCGCCGTCTACGCGCTGGTCGTGGCCGTGGGGGTCCCGGCCAACGTGGCCATCCTCAGCACGCTCGCCGCCAAGGTGCGACGGGTGTCGTCGGCCATCCTCTACAGCAGCCTGGCGACCTCCGACCTCCTCCTGCTGGTCTCGCTCTTCTTCAAGGCCCACTATCATCTCCATGGCAACCACTGGGTGCTGGGAGAGGCCGCCTGCCGGGTGGTCACGGCTTGTTTCTATGGCAACCTCTACTGCTCGGCGCACACGCTGGCCTGCATCAGCGTCCAGCGCTACCTGGCCGTGGTGCACCCTTTCACGTACAAGCGTCTCCCCAAGCGCTGCTACGCCGCCTGGACGGCGGCGGCCGTATGGGGGGTATTCGCCGCCGCCGTCCTCCCTCAGCTGCTGGTGCGGCAGAGCTTTCGGATCCCCGAGCTGGGCCGCACCACCTGTCATGATGTGCTGCCGCTGGACCTGGGATCTCACGTCTACCTGCTCCACTACAACCTGGCCCTGACGCTGGCGGGACTCGTCGGCCCGCTGGTGGTGACGGTCCTGTGCTACGGTCGGATCATGCGCGAGCTGCAGCGGTCGCATCTGGACTGGGCCGCCTACATGAAGGCCAGCTCGCTGGTGTTTGCCATCTTCCTGGTGTGCTTCACGCCCGCCGGGGTGGTGCATTTCCTCCATTACGTGCAGCTTTTTGTGGACGGTACTGAGGGGTCTTACGTGGTCTTCAATGTGGCCGTGTGTCTTTGTTGCGTACACGCCTGTTTGGACCCCTTCCTCTTTCTTCTCATGTCCAAATCTGCTAGATCCAGGTTGTACTACATTGCAACTAAGCCAAGAAGCCTCAGCATGTcctcttga